A stretch of Candidatus Syntrophosphaera sp. DNA encodes these proteins:
- a CDS encoding septum formation initiator family protein: MKRQEPKNKKLANLAFLAVLIFLLSWILLWGPNSFLKVMKNQRKNELNRAQTEALQAENDSIARQNARLKSDPDAAEEVAREEHGLIKPDEVVYRFKPAQADSLEAKKK, translated from the coding sequence ATGAAAAGACAGGAACCCAAAAACAAGAAACTGGCCAACCTGGCCTTCCTGGCGGTATTGATCTTCCTGCTGAGTTGGATCCTGCTCTGGGGGCCGAACAGTTTTTTGAAAGTGATGAAAAACCAGCGCAAGAACGAACTGAACCGGGCCCAAACCGAAGCCCTGCAAGCCGAGAACGACAGCATCGCCCGGCAAAACGCCCGCCTGAAAAGCGATCCGGACGCGGCGGAGGAAGTGGCCCGCGAGGAGCACGGCCTGATCAAGCCGGACGAGGTGGTCTACCGCTTCAAGCCGGCCCAGGCAGACTCTCTCGAGGCCAAGAAGA